In one window of Balaenoptera musculus isolate JJ_BM4_2016_0621 chromosome 10, mBalMus1.pri.v3, whole genome shotgun sequence DNA:
- the LOC118902232 gene encoding histidine triad nucleotide-binding protein 1-like codes for MADEIAKAQAARPGGDTIFGKIIRKEIPAKIIYEDDQGLAFHDVSPQAPTHFLVIPKKHISQISAAEDDDEGLLGHLMIVGKKCAADLGLKKGYRMVVNEGSDGGQSVYHVHLHVLGGRQMNWPPG; via the coding sequence ATGGCAGATGAGATCGCTAAGGCTCAGGCCGCCCGGCCTGGTGGCGACACGATCTTCGGGAAGATCATTCGCAAGGAAATCCCAGCCAAAATCATTTATGAGGATGACCAGGGTCTTGCTTTCCATGACGTTTCCCCTCAAGCACCAACACATTTTCTGGTGATACCCAAGAAACATATATCCCAGATTTCTGCAGCAGAAGATGACGATGAAGGTCTTCTTGGACATTTAATGATTGTTGGCAAGAAATGTGCTGCTGATCTGGGCCTGAAGAAGGGTTATCGAATGGTGGTGAATGAAGGTTCAGATGGGGGACAGTCTGTCTATCATGTTCATCTCCATGTTCTTGGAGGTCGGCAGATGAATTGGCCTCCTGGTTAA